One window from the genome of Ailuropoda melanoleuca isolate Jingjing chromosome 5, ASM200744v2, whole genome shotgun sequence encodes:
- the LOC100468444 gene encoding putative olfactory receptor 2W6: MWPEVMEKDNTSSFEGFILVGFSDRPHLELILFVVVLAFYLLTLLGNMTIILLSALDSRLHTPMYFFLANLSFLDMCFTTGSIPQMLYNLWGPDKTISYLGCAIQLYFVLALGGVECVLLAVMAYDRYAAVCRPLRYTVVMHPRLCGQLASVAWLSGFGNSLIMAPQTLMLPRCGHRRVDHFLCEMPALIAMACVDTVSLEALAFALAIFIILAPLLLILISYGHIARAVFGIGSAAGRRKAFSTCSSHLIVVSVFYGSIIYMYLQPADAYSQDQGKFLTLSYTIVTPSVNPLIYTLRNKDVKEAVRKVLGKGGAEG, from the coding sequence ATGTGGCCAGAGGTGATGGAGAAGGACAACACAAGCTCTTTCGAGGGCTTCATCCTGGTGGGCTTCTCTGACCGTCCCCACCTAGAGCTGATCCTCTTTGTGGTCGTCCTCGCTTTCTACCTGCTGACTCTTCTTGGCAACATGACCATCATCCTGCTTTCCGCCCTGGATTCCCGGCTGCACAcacccatgtatttctttttggCCAACCTCTCATTCCTGGACATGTGTTTCACCACGGGCTCCATCCCCCAGATGCTCTACAACCTGTGGGGCCCGGATAAGACCATCAGCTATCTAGGCTGTGCCATCCAGCTCTACTTTGTGCTGGCTCTGGGAGGGGTGGAGTGCGTCCTCCTGGccgtgatggcctatgaccgctacgCGGCGGTCTGCAGACCGCTGCGCTACACCGTGGTCATGCACCCGCGACTCTGCGGACAGCTGGCTTCCGTGGCGTGGCTGAGCGGCTTCGGCAATTCTCTCATCATGGCACCCCAGACGTTGATGCTACCGCGCTGCGGGCACAGGCGGGTGGACCACTTTCTCTGCGAGATGCCGGCGCTGATTGCCATGGCCTGTGTAGACACCGTGAGCCTCGAGGCACTGGCGTTCGCCTTGGCAATCTTTATCATCCTGGCGCCACTCCTTCTCATCCTCATCTCTTACGGCCACATCGCACGAGCCGTGTTTGGGATCGGGTCGGCCGCCGGGCGAAGGAAAGCCTTCAGCACGTGCAGCTCCCACCTCATCGTCGTCTCGGTCTTCTACGGCTCCATCATATACATGTACCTGCAGCCGGCAGACGCTTACTCCCAGGACCAGGGCAAGTTCCTCACTCTCTCCTACACGATCGTCACTCCCAGCGTTAACCCCCTGATCTACACCCTGAGAAACAAGGATGTTAAAGAAGCCGTGAGGAAGGTGCTAGGgaaggggggtgcagagggataG